From one Candidatus Parcubacteria bacterium genomic stretch:
- a CDS encoding glycosyltransferase family 4 protein yields MRVLIATGLFPPDIGGPATYSAMLLRELPKRGIAVSVASFGRVRHFPPVIRHIIYFIHLLAAGFSADVIYAQDTMSVGWPAYVANLFLRKRFFVRVPGDHVWEQGVQRFKVTETLDAFPVFSWKWNPYLIFLRKLQFRVVRAAHRVIVPSEYLKRIVETWGVPSSRIAVIYNSYALPSGIEEKAALRERLGLEGTIIVSVGRLVPWKGFATLTELVPALERFFPDVRLLIIGDGPERRALDKKIRSAHLGDKVSLLGRLPQPVVFNYVRAADLFMLNTSYEGFSHQLVEVMAMETPILTTNVGGNPELITHRESGLLVPYDDRTALLEGAKEVLKDHDLAGKLARNAKERLSAFDESELVERLVSELKTL; encoded by the coding sequence ATGCGGGTGCTCATCGCCACCGGACTCTTTCCTCCTGATATCGGAGGTCCCGCTACCTACAGCGCCATGCTCCTCCGGGAGCTCCCTAAGAGGGGGATCGCCGTCTCTGTAGCTTCCTTCGGGAGAGTGCGGCATTTCCCTCCGGTCATCCGGCATATCATCTATTTCATCCACCTCCTTGCGGCGGGATTCTCTGCTGACGTCATCTACGCACAAGACACCATGAGCGTGGGCTGGCCTGCCTATGTCGCTAATCTCTTCTTGCGCAAGAGATTCTTCGTGCGCGTGCCGGGAGACCATGTCTGGGAGCAGGGTGTGCAGAGGTTTAAGGTGACGGAGACACTTGATGCTTTTCCGGTCTTTTCCTGGAAGTGGAATCCGTATCTCATCTTCCTTCGGAAGCTGCAGTTCCGAGTGGTGCGCGCTGCGCATCGGGTGATTGTGCCGAGTGAATATCTCAAACGGATCGTGGAAACGTGGGGCGTCCCCTCTTCCCGTATCGCGGTCATCTACAATTCATATGCCCTGCCGAGCGGAATCGAAGAGAAGGCCGCACTGCGGGAGCGCTTAGGCCTTGAGGGTACCATCATCGTCTCCGTAGGCAGGCTCGTCCCTTGGAAGGGCTTCGCTACGCTTACCGAGCTTGTACCTGCGCTCGAGCGCTTCTTCCCGGACGTACGCCTCCTCATCATCGGGGATGGTCCTGAGCGGAGAGCGCTCGACAAGAAGATCCGCTCGGCGCATCTCGGAGACAAGGTTTCCCTCCTCGGCCGCTTGCCACAGCCGGTCGTCTTCAATTATGTACGCGCGGCGGACCTCTTCATGCTCAATACTTCTTATGAAGGCTTTTCTCATCAGCTCGTAGAGGTCATGGCTATGGAGACGCCCATCCTGACCACGAACGTGGGCGGGAATCCTGAGCTCATCACTCATCGCGAGAGCGGGCTCCTGGTGCCGTATGACGATCGCACTGCGCTCCTTGAGGGAGCTAAAGAGGTGCTGAAGGACCATGACCTTGCAGGGAAGCTCGCGCGGAATGCCAA
- a CDS encoding glycosyltransferase family 4 protein, translated as MSDTKSRRVIAFSLSYDPFWGGAEVAIREITSKLPDYQFDLITALLDGNSPRVEEKGNIRIHRVGFAKRNPAPSDLLRLPWYLTKVFYPPLSFFKACRLIMKERPAFLWAVMSYNAIGASLASMLFRVPLLITLQDGDSVEHMFKRARIRPFVWLIRSAFKRARAVQAISRYLAGLSKSLGFKGEPVVVPNGVDLRVLSEVDAKETAALREYLKLPEQGTILVTTSRLVPKNGVEYVIRAMPELPEVIFVIAGDGPLRAELEELARSLGVEERVRFAGALAHKDVAPFLKLGSIFIRPSLSEGLGISFLEAMAAGVPIIATQVGGISDFLFDPEKDAGAEPTGRAVERKDVPSIVRAVHLYEGDREMTERIRKNARAAAEKYDWDLIAARMKEEVFDRLS; from the coding sequence ATGTCCGATACTAAGTCGCGCCGAGTCATCGCCTTCTCCCTTTCCTACGATCCGTTCTGGGGAGGAGCGGAGGTGGCTATCAGGGAGATCACTTCAAAACTCCCTGATTATCAATTCGACCTCATCACCGCTCTTCTCGACGGGAATTCCCCGCGCGTCGAAGAGAAGGGAAATATCCGCATTCACCGGGTCGGCTTCGCCAAGCGAAACCCGGCTCCTTCGGACCTCCTTCGTTTGCCCTGGTATCTCACTAAGGTGTTCTATCCGCCGCTCTCTTTCTTCAAGGCGTGCCGGCTCATCATGAAAGAACGTCCGGCTTTTCTCTGGGCGGTCATGTCATACAACGCCATCGGAGCATCTTTGGCCTCGATGCTTTTCCGCGTACCGCTCCTCATTACTCTCCAGGACGGAGACAGTGTAGAGCATATGTTCAAGCGCGCGCGTATCCGTCCCTTTGTCTGGCTCATCCGCTCCGCCTTCAAGCGCGCTCGCGCGGTACAGGCGATCTCACGCTATCTCGCAGGTCTCTCCAAGTCTCTTGGCTTCAAAGGAGAACCGGTGGTCGTACCGAACGGAGTTGATCTCAGGGTACTTAGTGAAGTGGACGCGAAAGAGACCGCGGCTCTTCGCGAGTATCTGAAGCTTCCGGAGCAGGGCACTATCCTGGTGACCACTTCGCGTCTTGTTCCTAAGAACGGCGTTGAATATGTGATCCGTGCGATGCCGGAGCTTCCTGAGGTAATTTTTGTCATCGCTGGCGACGGTCCTCTCCGTGCAGAGCTCGAAGAACTGGCTCGCTCGCTCGGTGTAGAGGAGCGTGTCAGATTCGCCGGTGCTCTCGCTCACAAGGATGTCGCTCCATTCTTGAAGCTGGGCAGTATCTTCATCCGTCCTTCTCTCTCAGAGGGCTTGGGTATCTCTTTCCTCGAAGCGATGGCTGCAGGTGTTCCTATCATCGCTACTCAGGTGGGCGGTATCTCCGATTTCCTGTTTGATCCCGAGAAAGATGCCGGGGCAGAACCTACAGGGAGAGCGGTGGAGCGTAAGGATGTCCCGAGCATTGTCCGCGCGGTGCACCTCTACGAAGGGGATAGGGAGATGACCGAGCGTATCCGCAAGAACGCTCGCGCTGCCGCCGAGAAGTATGACTGGGATCTCATCGCGGCGAGGATGAAAGAGGAAGTCTTCGACAGGCTTTCTTAG
- a CDS encoding lamin tail domain-containing protein: MFTRISLIIAIALPLSASAQVEFSEVMYDLETGGDSGREWVEIRNSGSSAIDVSDYRFREAETNHALTLSQGDAMLAAGGVAIIADNPAKFLTDNPSFSGTIFDSSFSLSNTGETLVLKDTALLDIDQFTYSSEMGAAGDGKSLQKSEGSWIAALPTPGSALSSSSAGSSSSSTESSSADTSTETSSTTPSVTQSSAPVSGSSSKWPTKPQIYSYAGDDRAVTVGTPEEFIGEALGIDKKPLQNARYLWNFGDGAYAEGKHVLHTYHYPGSYVATLDVSSGEFSNSDKLIVTVATADLSLRSGRDSLGGYLEIENRGSEEVDLSYWQFLSGGKLYTLPKDSFLLAKKSVRFPEGVTSLPFTPSAELRYPNGTPALTSTAEGIISVVPTPAPSSVVVSSVATQRSAPKISPEAPTRVSVPERSSPVVAAVAAASLPTTTAASSHLGEYKWFYLLGALLGSTLLGVFWLGRAGRQEIEGLY, translated from the coding sequence ATGTTCACGCGAATTTCGCTGATCATCGCCATAGCTCTCCCACTCTCTGCCTCCGCGCAGGTAGAGTTCAGCGAGGTTATGTACGACCTCGAGACCGGGGGTGATAGTGGGCGGGAGTGGGTGGAGATACGCAATAGCGGGAGCTCAGCTATAGACGTCTCCGACTATCGCTTCCGTGAAGCCGAGACCAACCACGCTCTGACCCTCTCCCAGGGGGACGCGATGCTTGCTGCGGGAGGTGTCGCCATTATTGCGGATAACCCCGCTAAGTTCCTGACGGATAATCCGTCGTTCTCAGGAACTATCTTCGATAGTTCTTTCTCCCTTTCTAATACTGGAGAGACGCTCGTACTGAAGGACACTGCTCTCCTTGATATTGATCAGTTCACCTATTCCTCAGAGATGGGTGCGGCAGGTGATGGCAAGAGTTTGCAAAAGTCAGAGGGAAGCTGGATCGCAGCGCTCCCGACGCCTGGATCCGCTCTCTCTTCATCTTCCGCAGGAAGCTCGAGTAGTTCCACAGAATCTTCCTCTGCCGATACTTCCACAGAGACTTCCTCGACTACTCCATCAGTAACCCAATCGAGCGCCCCTGTCTCGGGCAGCTCTTCCAAATGGCCTACTAAGCCGCAGATCTATTCCTATGCAGGGGATGACAGAGCGGTAACCGTAGGCACTCCGGAGGAGTTCATAGGAGAGGCGCTCGGGATTGATAAGAAGCCGCTCCAGAATGCCCGCTATCTCTGGAACTTCGGGGACGGAGCGTACGCTGAAGGGAAGCATGTCCTCCATACCTACCACTATCCCGGCAGTTACGTTGCCACCCTCGATGTCTCTTCTGGAGAGTTCTCGAACTCTGACAAGCTCATCGTAACAGTGGCCACTGCGGACCTCTCTCTGCGGAGCGGGCGGGATTCGCTCGGAGGGTACCTAGAGATTGAGAACCGGGGAAGCGAGGAAGTGGACCTCTCGTATTGGCAGTTCCTCTCGGGAGGGAAGTTGTATACTCTTCCGAAAGATAGTTTCCTTCTCGCGAAGAAGAGTGTCCGTTTCCCCGAAGGGGTGACCTCACTTCCTTTCACTCCTTCTGCAGAACTTCGCTATCCAAACGGGACTCCCGCTCTCACGAGCACTGCAGAGGGCATTATCTCCGTTGTTCCTACTCCAGCTCCTTCCTCTGTTGTTGTTTCTTCGGTTGCTACGCAGCGGTCTGCGCCGAAGATCTCTCCGGAGGCTCCTACCAGGGTTTCTGTGCCCGAACGCTCTTCTCCTGTTGTAGCGGCTGTGGCCGCCGCATCTCTTCCGACGACGACTGCTGCCTCATCGCACTTGGGGGAGTATAAGTGGTTCTATCTCTTAGGAGCGCTTCTCGGCTCTACTCTGCTCGGTGTCTTCTGGCTGGGACGGGCGGGGAGGCAAGAAATTGAAGGTCTGTACTAA
- a CDS encoding type IV secretion system DNA-binding domain-containing protein: protein MDDNRITYFGLTDTRNKKVPFGIKAVDRTKHVYVIGKTGMGKSTLLENMAIQDIQNGDGLAFIDPHGGTAEKLLDYIPEDRVKDVLYFAPFDMEYPIGFNVIEDIGADRRHLVVSGLMSAFHKIWEDAWSARMEYILQNTVLALLEFPGATMMGINKMLTDKAFRNKVVESVKDPGTKSFWVDEFAKYTDKFAAEATPAIQNKVGQFTSNPLIRNIVGQENSTFDIRKMMDEKKILIINLSKGKVGESNANLLGSMLITKIYLAAMSRADVPADKLAKLPNFYLYVDEFQSFANESFADILSEARKYKLNLTIAHQYVEQMSEEVRAAVIGNVGTLIAFRVGAIDAELFEKEFAPHFLAEDIVNLGIRQIYLKLMIDGVSSTPFSATTMPPIPAPALSFRDSVIANSRMVYAKPRAQVEVSIAEQTQSSAVVASLKPKEAAGPSASTSAPRPTPIATPRPPSVREDAPRVPSALVREAERENFESKQHLTGLRAVLASVVKEDASSIPSIPKVPPAAAPAHRPPVEKPSVVRPPEMPRPPRDSSPPRSESQTPAPQAPRPPVTKTAPSRSSEPSQNESLRKPPQPKGEVRGGKTANKELLHAALQEALKKQNPSGLASAPKATPVPPNPLPKEERREDPPESNQAAERPAPRPKASHVREVPEDELKRLLE from the coding sequence ATGGACGACAATCGCATCACCTATTTCGGCCTGACCGACACGCGCAATAAGAAGGTGCCCTTCGGCATCAAGGCGGTGGACCGTACCAAGCACGTCTACGTCATCGGCAAGACGGGCATGGGTAAATCGACCCTGCTCGAGAACATGGCAATCCAGGACATCCAGAATGGGGATGGTCTCGCCTTCATCGACCCGCACGGCGGCACTGCGGAGAAGCTCCTCGATTACATACCGGAAGATCGCGTGAAGGATGTTTTGTATTTCGCGCCCTTCGACATGGAGTACCCCATCGGCTTCAACGTCATCGAGGATATCGGTGCGGATCGTCGTCATTTAGTGGTCTCCGGTCTCATGAGTGCCTTCCACAAGATCTGGGAGGATGCCTGGTCTGCGCGTATGGAGTACATCCTCCAGAACACGGTGCTGGCTCTTCTTGAATTCCCCGGCGCCACCATGATGGGTATCAACAAGATGCTCACGGACAAAGCGTTCCGCAACAAGGTGGTGGAGTCGGTGAAGGATCCCGGAACCAAATCCTTCTGGGTGGATGAGTTCGCCAAGTATACGGACAAGTTCGCAGCGGAGGCGACCCCTGCCATCCAGAACAAAGTGGGACAGTTCACCTCTAATCCGCTCATCCGCAATATCGTGGGTCAGGAGAATTCCACCTTTGATATCCGTAAGATGATGGATGAGAAGAAGATCCTCATCATCAACCTCTCTAAGGGCAAGGTGGGGGAGAGCAATGCCAATCTCCTCGGTAGCATGCTCATTACCAAGATATATCTCGCGGCCATGAGCCGCGCGGATGTGCCGGCAGACAAGCTCGCTAAGCTCCCGAATTTCTATCTCTACGTGGACGAATTCCAGTCCTTCGCCAACGAGTCCTTCGCAGACATCCTCTCGGAGGCGCGCAAGTATAAGTTGAATCTGACCATCGCCCATCAGTACGTGGAGCAGATGTCGGAAGAAGTGCGTGCCGCAGTCATCGGCAACGTCGGTACCCTGATCGCCTTCCGCGTGGGGGCAATCGATGCAGAGCTCTTCGAGAAGGAGTTCGCTCCACACTTCCTGGCCGAAGACATCGTGAACCTAGGGATACGCCAGATATATCTTAAGCTCATGATCGACGGAGTCAGCTCTACGCCTTTTTCTGCCACTACCATGCCGCCGATACCCGCTCCCGCGCTTTCTTTCAGGGATAGTGTCATCGCTAATTCGCGCATGGTCTATGCTAAGCCGCGTGCACAGGTGGAGGTGAGTATCGCTGAACAGACCCAGTCGTCTGCGGTGGTGGCGAGCCTCAAGCCGAAAGAGGCTGCTGGTCCTTCGGCTTCCACCTCGGCTCCGCGTCCGACTCCTATAGCTACGCCTCGTCCGCCTTCTGTGAGGGAAGACGCCCCTCGCGTTCCGTCCGCGCTGGTGCGCGAAGCAGAGCGCGAGAATTTTGAATCCAAGCAGCATCTCACTGGCCTTCGTGCGGTGCTTGCTTCTGTGGTAAAGGAAGACGCTTCTTCCATACCGTCTATTCCCAAAGTGCCTCCCGCTGCGGCACCCGCTCATCGACCTCCCGTAGAGAAACCCTCCGTCGTTCGTCCGCCGGAGATGCCGAGACCGCCACGCGACTCGTCTCCTCCGAGGTCAGAGAGCCAGACGCCTGCGCCTCAAGCCCCGCGTCCTCCTGTGACTAAAACGGCCCCGAGTCGTTCATCCGAGCCTTCCCAGAACGAAAGCCTCAGGAAACCTCCCCAGCCGAAAGGGGAAGTCCGCGGCGGCAAGACCGCCAACAAAGAGCTCCTCCATGCTGCGCTCCAGGAGGCCCTCAAGAAACAGAATCCAAGCGGCCTAGCTTCTGCTCCGAAAGCGACTCCTGTTCCCCCTAATCCGCTTCCGAAGGAAGAGAGAAGGGAAGATCCTCCTGAGTCGAATCAAGCCGCTGAGCGTCCTGCCCCAAGACCCAAGGCTTCGCATGTACGCGAAGTACCCGAAGACGAACTCAAGCGCCTGCTCGAATAG
- a CDS encoding putative glycoside hydrolase, translating to MRFLPIIALPALLLLAGVSAFPYLTPITYENAPAAAAEVSVASSTPLKPTLPAAKHLPAPEPLKAIYMSQCVSGTPSIRNGLVKLVEDTELNAIIIDIRDFTGKISFPTDNPLLKDSVSDACGAKDMKEFIASLHEKGIFVIGRITTFQNPYYTSQYPEQAVQKKSGGVWKDNKGLAFVDVGARPYWDHVVELGKISYELGFDELNFDYVRFPSDGPMAEADYTWSKGKSKPEALEEFFKYLSEKLRPTGAVLSADLFGMTATNVDDLNIGQVLERALPYFDYIYPMVYPSHYPTGFNGYKNVNANAYNIVQFSMKRAADRAAGTTTIVAALTHTLIASTSPQLYAKPSYDRTKMRPWLQSFDYPVPYTPEMVKAQIQATYDAGLTSWIFWDAANKYTSLRQVLEK from the coding sequence ATGCGATTTCTTCCGATCATCGCTTTACCCGCTCTTCTCCTCCTTGCGGGTGTCTCTGCTTTTCCATATCTCACCCCTATTACCTACGAGAATGCTCCGGCGGCTGCAGCTGAAGTATCCGTAGCAAGCTCGACTCCTCTAAAGCCGACTCTTCCTGCCGCCAAGCATCTACCTGCTCCGGAACCTCTCAAGGCCATCTACATGAGCCAGTGTGTTTCTGGTACTCCATCCATCCGCAACGGCCTGGTGAAGCTAGTGGAAGATACAGAGCTTAACGCGATCATCATCGATATCCGCGATTTCACCGGCAAGATCTCCTTTCCTACGGACAATCCGCTATTGAAGGATTCCGTCTCCGACGCCTGTGGCGCCAAGGATATGAAGGAGTTCATCGCTTCGCTCCATGAGAAAGGCATCTTCGTCATTGGTCGCATTACCACGTTCCAGAACCCCTACTACACTTCGCAGTATCCGGAGCAGGCGGTACAGAAGAAGAGCGGGGGAGTCTGGAAGGACAACAAGGGGCTCGCCTTCGTGGATGTCGGTGCTCGTCCGTACTGGGATCACGTAGTGGAGCTCGGCAAGATTTCCTACGAGCTCGGCTTCGACGAGCTCAATTTCGATTACGTACGCTTCCCCTCCGACGGCCCCATGGCGGAGGCGGATTACACTTGGAGCAAGGGTAAGAGCAAGCCAGAGGCGCTCGAGGAGTTTTTCAAATATCTCAGTGAGAAGCTCCGCCCGACGGGCGCAGTCCTCTCCGCGGATCTCTTCGGCATGACCGCCACTAATGTGGATGATCTCAACATCGGCCAGGTTTTGGAGCGCGCGCTGCCGTACTTCGACTACATCTATCCGATGGTCTATCCCTCGCACTATCCCACAGGCTTCAACGGCTACAAGAACGTGAATGCTAATGCCTACAACATCGTGCAGTTTTCCATGAAGAGAGCAGCGGACCGCGCGGCTGGCACTACGACTATTGTGGCAGCCCTCACTCATACCTTAATCGCTTCGACTTCGCCGCAGCTCTACGCTAAGCCTTCATACGATCGTACGAAGATGCGCCCCTGGCTCCAAAGCTTCGATTACCCGGTACCCTACACTCCGGAGATGGTGAAGGCGCAGATACAGGCGACGTATGACGCAGGGCTTACGTCCTGGATCTTCTGGGATGCGGCGAATAAATACACGAGTCTGCGGCAGGTTTTAGAGAAGTAA